The Piliocolobus tephrosceles isolate RC106 chromosome 3, ASM277652v3, whole genome shotgun sequence genome has a window encoding:
- the OPRPN gene encoding opiorphin prepropeptide isoform X1, producing the protein MKLNFLLGLLALISCFTPSESQRFPRRPYLPGQLPPPLPYWPRWVPPSPPPPYGSRLNSPLSLPFVPGRVPPSSFSQFSQAVILSQLFPLEPIRQPQLFQGYPNLHFPLRPYYVGPIRILKPPFPPIPFFLAVYLPISNAEPQINITTTDKTIITNPPTKIATTNTSTKPTMMVTSSTVPISSTPEPATSTSAAIPSAPIENTTEILTNPPHTILLNDTVQVTTSNQTTLSSTASKSFWQKLFAIFV; encoded by the exons atgaaattaaatttcCTCTTGGGCCTGTTGGCTCTTATTTCATGTTTCACA CCCAGTGAGAGTCAAAGATTCCCCAGAAGACCATATCTGCCTGGCCAGCTGCCACCACCTCTACCCTACTGGCCAAGATGGGTTCCACCAAGTCCCCCACCTCCCTATGGCTCAAGACTTAATTCAccactttctcttccttttgtccCAGGGCGAGTTCCACCATCTTCTTTTTCTCAATTTAGCCAAGCAGTCATTCTATCTCAACTCTTTCCATTGGAACCTATTAGGCAACCTCAACTCTTTCAGGGTTATCCAAACCTACATTTCCCACTAAGACCTTACTATGTAGGACCTATTAGGATATTAAAACCCCCATTTCCTCCTATTCCTTTTTTCCTTGCTGTTTACCTTCCTATCTCTAACGCTGAGCCCCAAATAAATATTACCACTACAGATAAAACAATCATCACAAATCCCCCTACCAAAATAGCAACCACCAACACTTCCACAAAACCCACAATGATGGTCACCTCCTCAACGGTACCTATCTCTTCAACACCAGAGCCTGCCACCTCCACATCAGCAGCAATCCCCTCAGCACCTATTGAAAATACTACTGAAATTCTCACCAACCCTCCTCACACCATATTGCTCAATGACACTGTCCAAGTTACGACTTCCAACCAAACTACATTAAGCAGCACAGCCTCTAAAAGTTTTTGGCAAAAACTCTTTGCCATTTTTGTTTGA
- the OPRPN gene encoding opiorphin prepropeptide isoform X2 has protein sequence MKLNFLLGLLALISCFTSLVAKREGTVDCRKRTQGSPVRVKDSPEDHICLASCHHLYPTGQDGFHQVPHLPMAQDLIHHFLFLLSQGEFHHLLFLNLAKQSFYLNSFHWNLLGNLNSFRVIQTYISH, from the exons atgaaattaaatttcCTCTTGGGCCTGTTGGCTCTTATTTCATGTTTCACA TCATTGGTTGCTAAGCGTGAAGGGACAGTGGACTGCAGAAAGAGGACACAGGGCAG CCCAGTGAGAGTCAAAGATTCCCCAGAAGACCATATCTGCCTGGCCAGCTGCCACCACCTCTACCCTACTGGCCAAGATGGGTTCCACCAAGTCCCCCACCTCCCTATGGCTCAAGACTTAATTCAccactttctcttccttttgtccCAGGGCGAGTTCCACCATCTTCTTTTTCTCAATTTAGCCAAGCAGTCATTCTATCTCAACTCTTTCCATTGGAACCTATTAGGCAACCTCAACTCTTTCAGGGTTATCCAAACCTACATTTCCCACTAA
- the LOC111524933 gene encoding submaxillary gland androgen-regulated protein 3B, giving the protein MKSLTWILGLWALAACFTPGESHRGPRGPYPPGPQAPPPPFGPGFVPPPPPPPYGPGRIPPPPPQRYGPGVFPPPPPQP; this is encoded by the exons ATGAAATCACTGACCTGGATCTTAGGCCTTTGGGCTCTTGCAGCGTGTTTCACA CCTGGTGAGAGTCATAGAGGCCCCAGGGGACCATATCCACCTGGACCACAGGCACCTCCTCCACCTTTTGGCCCAGGATTTGttccaccacctcctcctccaccctACGGCCCAGGGAGAATTCCACCACCTCCTCCCCAACGCTATGGTCCAGGGGTATTTCCACCACCCCCTCCTCAACCCTAA